In Patescibacteria group bacterium, the sequence CAAACAAAATCCTGATCAAAGCCATAACCAAATCCGGAGATGTTTCAGAACTGGAAAAAGAACTTTTTAGCGAATAGCAAGCTGCCAGCCTTGCCTAAAAATCTATAATCTAAACTCTAAAATTTTTGTTCAAATTCTTAGCGGCATCAAGATATAGAAATAAGAACTGTCGTTTTCCTGGCGGATTAAAGCCGGTTTTTCCGCGGTGGTAAAGCCAATAAAAATTTTATCCTTTGGGTCTAAAACCGCCAAGCTGTCAAGCAAATAGCGATAGTTGAAAATTATTTCCCGATCCTGGCCTTTAGCTGAATCTAATTCAATCTTGCCCTGATTTTGGCCAATAAAACTGTCTGAAGCAGAAAGGCTGATTTTCTTTGCTTTAATATCAAGATTGAGCTTGACATCGTTTAATTTGGAAGCAAAGATTCCGGTAATCTTCAAAGACTCAAGCAATTTCCCATAACTGACAATTGCCTGGGCTTCAAAAGATTTTGGCACCACTGAATCATAATCAGGAAACTCGCCTTCCAAAAGTCGAGAAACTAATTTAGTTTCTTTCCAAGAAAACTGAATCTGATTCGGGTCAACCGAGATCTCCACTGGCTCAAGCTTTTCTTTGGCAATCCGGATTATTTCTTCGGCAGTCTTTAAGGGGATCAAACATTTAAAATCATTTTTAGTCAAGGGTTGAAAATCTTCAAAATTTAAGGTTTTTTCTGCCAAACGAAAAGTGTCAGTGGCAGTTAATTTTAAACCTAAGCTTTGATCCAAGAACAAAAAAAGACTTGCCAGTTCAGGCCGAAAATCAGATCGGCTTGAAGCAATGATTACTTGTTCCAAAGCCGCGGCTAAAAGCGGACTTTCCATCTTTAAAATTTTGTTGTCTTTTACTTCAGGAATTATTGGAAATTCTTCTGTTTCATAGCTTTGAAATTCAGCTTGGTAAGATTCGGTTGAAATCTTTAATTTTTTTTCATCTGAAATAACCTCAATTTTAGGTTCGTTTAACTGACTTAAAAAGGCAATTAAAGGCCGGGCAGCAACAACAATTTTACCCTCTTTCTCAACTTTTCCTGAAAACGAGGTTTTTATTCCCAGCTCTAAATTAGTTGAAGAAATATTAATTTCGCTTTTATTTACTTCAATTAAAAAAGAACTTAAAACCGGCAAATTATTGCTTTTGCCTAAACCCTTTTCAGCAATCAAAAAAGCTTTTTTTATGTTTTCCAATAAAGCAGTAAAACGCATAGTTATTATAAATTATATAAATTTTAATTATTTATTACTATTATTAGTGATTGAATTTTGTTGATATCTTTAATTTTTGCTTTTGTTATTGGTTTTTTTATTAACAGCTTTGGTTAATAAATTTGGGGATTACTTAGGATGAAAATTTAATAATTTTTTTATCAACTTTTTTTACCCAACTAATTCAGGCGTTTTCAACAAAGATTTTTTCTTTGATTGAGTTGATTTCTTGGGATAATTGAGTGTCAAAGCGAAGCTCCTTTTCTATTTTTGAGCAAGCGTGGATTACGGTGGTATGGTCTTTGCCGCCGAACTTTTCGCCAATGTTTGGATAAGACATCTTTAAAACTTCTCTCATCAGATACATGGCAATCTGCCGGGGACGAACCAGTTCTTGGGACCTTGATTTTTTAAACAGTCTGTCTTCGGTTAAATCATAAAAACTTGAAACAACTTTGATTACCTGTTTAGGATTTAAGGTTTTGTGAACCGGCCGGGCAAGATCAGCCAAAAGAGCTTCTATTTCTTTTAAGCCGGGCTGTTTTTGTTTGACTTTGGTATAGGCCAGAACTCGGTTGAAAGCCCCCTCTAATTCGCGAATGTTTCTTTGGATTGTTCGGGCAATTAACTCCAAAATTTCCTCATCTAAAATCGCTTTCTCTCCTCGGCTTTTCGCTTTTAGAATTGCCATTCTGGTTTCAAAATCAGGAATGCCGACATCAGCAATCATTCCGCCTTCAAATCTGGAGCGAACCCGTTCTTCAATTGAAGCGATTGCCTTTGGCGGACGATCAGAAGTAAAGACAATCTGCTTATTTTTTGTGTAAAGGGTGTTAAAGATATGGAAAAGTTCTTCTTGGGTCTTTTCTTTGCCGGCAATAAATTGAATGTCGTCAATTAAAAGCGCGTCCAGGTTTCTGAACATATTTTTTAACTCGCTGATAGTGTTTTTCCTGATTGCGGTAACAATATCGCTGACAAATTTTTCCGAGGTAATATACTGAATTTTTTTCTTGTTCTTGTATTTTTGCCTTAGAGCGTTGCCGATGGCGTGTAAAAGATGGGTTTTGCCCAAACCAACGCCGCCGTAAATAAATAAAGGATTGTATTTGATTCCCGGATCTTGGGCGGCAACCAAACTGGCCGCATGGGCAATTTCATTGCTTGAACCGACAATAAAGTTGTCAAAAGTATAACGGAGATTGAGATTTGTCTCTTTGTCAATTACATAACCGCCGAGTTCAAGCGGAATCGCCTCGGCAACAGTAAAGGTTTTAGCCGGAGCTCGGGGAGCGGTCTTAGCCGGACCGGCTTTTATTACGTATTCAATTGTTTTAATTTCATTGTCTATTTGCCGGAGAGTTTTTAAGACCAGTTTGTTGTATTTATTTTCCAGCCATTCTTTGGTAAAGCTGTTGTGGCAAGCGATTACCGCTTTGCCATTTTCTTTTTTAATCAAAGCAGAGCTTTTAAACCAAGTAATAAAATTTGCCCTGGAAATATTGAGCTCAATTTCAGCTAAAGCGGTTTGCCAGATTTGTTTTAATTCTAAATCATTCATTTTATTTTTATATTATATCCTTAACGAGTAAAGGAAGGGCAATTTAAAACAACTAACTCTGTGGCTAAGCTGTTGATAACCTGTGAAATAAGTTTTAGTTAAATTGACCAAATCTAAAATTAATGATAGATTAATTCAATAATTATTTTGTCTTTTTTCTGAAAAGATGTCAACGACTTATCAACCGAAAAAACGGAGAAGAGCGAAAAAGCACGGATTTTTAAAGCGCCAAAAAACCAAATCCGGGCAGGCAATCCTTAAAAAGAGGCGGCTTAAAAAAAGAAAAAAGCTGATTCCTTAATTTTATGATTTTTAAGAAAAATCGCCTGATAAAAAAGGCCGATTTTCAAAGGGTCATTTCAAAAGGAAAAAATTTGCCCGGAAACGAAATCAAGATTTTTTGGCTTGAAAATCAACTGGCTTATTCTCGGTTCGGCATTGTTTTGGCGAGAAAAGTCTTTCCGACTGCGGTTTTGCGCAACCGGTGCAAACGTTTGATTCGCGAGGCAATCAGAAAAAACTTGCCGATGTTGAAAACCGGGTTTGATGTAGTCGTTTTAGTTAGAGAAAATTTTTTCGCTTTAAGTCCGAAAAAAGATTTTTTCGACCAATTCTTGCTCCCGCTTTTCAGAAAAGCCGGCTTATTAGTTGAAAGCAATGTTTGAAAAATTTTTTATCCAACCAATTTATAATATTTTAGTTTTGATTGCGGCTAACCTGTCTCAACCGAATCTTGGTGTCAGCGTGATTGTTTTAGTAATTTTTTTGCGCCTACTTCTTTGGCCGTTTTTCCATAAAGCGATTGTCTCCCAGGCAGTGATTAAAAAAATCCAGCCCGAAGTTGAAAGGATTAGAAAAGTTTATAAAAATGACCAGGTTGCCCAGACAAAAGAGCTGTTGGCTTTGTATAAAAAAAATAATTTTAATCCTTTCTCAAGTTTTCTTGGCCTTTTGATTCAGCTGCCGGTTTTGATTGCTTTATATCAGGTTTTCTTAAGAACAACTAACGGAGTTGAGCTGTCTTTGCTTTATCCGGGCGTGCCCCGGTTAGGAGAACTCCAAACCCTATTTTTGGGAGCGTTTGAATTGACCCAAGCAAATCTAATTTTTTCCCTAATCGCGGCTTTGCTTCAAGGCGGCTATTCTTTTTTGCTTTCTAAAACCCAGAAGCAAGGTTTGACTGAGATTACAATGCTTTTGCTTTCTCCTTTGATTACCTTTGCAGTTGTTTCCCGCTTGCCTTCGGTGATTGCCCTTTACTGGTCAGTCACAACCATTATCTCAATTTTCCAGCAATTAATTACTGAACGTTTAATTAAAAAAGCCAATGAACGAGTTAGTTGACAAAATAAAAAATTTTTCTTCTTCTCTTTTATCAGTTGCCGGTTTTACCTTAAAAAGCATTGAGGCCCGGGAAGAGGACCAAACGGTTAAGCTTGACATTTTTATAGAAAACGCCGGTCTAGTAATCGGCGAAAATGGAGAAAATCTGTTTTATTGGGAGGCTGTTTTGAGTCAATGGGCCAGGCAGCAGTTTGATCAAGAAATCAGGGTGATTGTTGATATTAATAATTACCGCTGGCAGCACGAACAAAGGTTAAGAGAGTTGGCAAAAAAATCCGCCCGCCAAGTTGTTTTGAGTAAAAATTTAGTCAAGCTTCAGCCAATGTCAAGTTATGAAAGGAGGGTAATTCATACTGAATTGGCTCTGCACCCGGGCGTCGCAACAGAAAGCGAAGGCGAAGGCAGAGATAGGCGCGTAGTAATTCGGCCTCTTTAGGATTACGGGTAGACAAATATTTACAAATTTACCAGTTACAAATTCCAACAAAACCCTGCTAATTTACGAATTATTACCGATATTTATCAATCAATCTTATTAGTATAATTGGTACCAATTACTAAATTAGCAGGATACAACAATGAAACAATGTGGCGATGAGACAATGACATTAAGGTTGATTTTTATCGGTTTTGTGCTAAGATACTCGGTACTGATTTGTGTACGCAGATAAAGGCCTTTTTTCTTGAAAAAATCAGAGCTTTTAAATCTCAACTTAAAAATCGGCCTAAAAACCTAATAAAAAAGACAAAGCTTGGTAATCAAGCGCGGATTTTTATTTTAAAGCGGGTTGAAAAACTTAACTTTATTTTAAGGTTTTATCCGGCAAGAGCTTTGGCAATGGATTTTTTAGCCAAACCGCTTGTTTTTGTTGGTCTGGCAGTAATAATTAACTTATTTGGGTCAGAAAAACTTTTCAGCCTTGGTTCAAACAGGGTTTTTGGCGGACCGGCTGATTCCGGTTTTGACTTGGCTCAAGTTAAACAGATAGACTCAGCTTTTGCTGCTGGCCAGGCGGATTTTTCTCTGCCTTTTTCTTTTTCAATCCAGTTTTACCGGGGCGCGGTTTTAGGCTGGTCTCAGCCTTTAATTAAAGACAGCGAAGACGAGGTTGAGAACGAGTCTTTTGCTAATCGGGTTTTATTCAGTTATTTGGTTCAAGAAGGAGATACTTTAGAATCTCTGGCCGCCAAATTTTCAATTGATAAAGATACGATTATCTGGGCGAATAATTTAAAAGATTCGGAAATTCAGTCCGGAGATTATTTGATTATTTTGCCGATTTCCGGTGTTTTGCACGAGGTTGATCAGGGTGAAACCTTAGCGGGCTTGGCTGAATATTATAATGTTGCCGAAGAAAGAATCGTTTTGGCTAATAATCTATTTGACCAGGAACAGGTTATGCCCGGAGAAAAATTAATCATCCCCGGAGGTTTGAAAAAACAGAAATTGAGCTTAAATCAGACAACCGGCTCTTTTCAAGGGTTTTTCCGGATGCCGACAACCGGCTGGAACTGGGGCCGGCTGCATAGTGATAACGCGGTTGATATTGCCAATTCTTGCGGCACGCCGGTTTATGCTTCTGCTGATGGTTATATTGAACAAGCAGATTCTGTTGGCTGGAATAATGGTTATGGCAATTATATTTTAATTAGCCACAGAAATAATTTAGAAACTCTGTACGCCCATTTATCAGCCATTTTTGTTTCTCCGGGAGCTTATGTCAGCCAGGGTGATTTGATCGGCGCGATTGGCAATACTGGTAAAGTTGATGGTTATACCGGCTGCCATCTGCATTTTGAAGTCCACGGCGCGGCTAATCCGTTTGCGAGATAGCCAGCGAATTAATACGAATTTACGAATAAGCGAATTTGTATATTCGTTTATTCGTAAAAATTCGTTATTCGTTGATTTTTTATTCTTCTCGGTATTGCAATGCCTCAGCGAGATGAGGCATTTTTATATTTTCTGAACCATCTAAATCAGCGATTGTCCGGCTGACTTTTAAGATTCGGTGGATTGCCCGAGGCGATAAGATAAATTGTTTTTCCGCTTTTTCAATTAATTGTTCGGAGCTTGAATCAAGCTGGCAGAATTTTTCAATCTGCTTTAATTTCATTTCGGAGTTAGTTAAAATTTTCTCATTTTCAAATCTTTGTTTTTGCTGTTCTCTTGCCCTCCGGACTTTTTGCTTTATTTTTTCTGTTGCCCGGCTGTCTTTTTCCGCTTTTAACTGGGCAAAGTTTATTCTCGGCACCTTGACAATTAAATCAATCCGGTCTAAAAGCGGGCCGGAAAGCTTTTTTTGGTATTTTTGGATTGAAGACATTGAGCAGGAACAATCGTGTCTTGGGTCGCCGAACCAGCCGCAAGGGCAAGGATTCATTGCCGCGACTAGACTGAATTTAGCCGGGAAAATAAGATTTTTTCTTGCCCGGGAAACAGAGATCATCCCTTCTTCTAAAGGCTGGCGCAGGCTTTCTAAAACTGGCCGGTTAAACTCTAAAATCTCGTCCAGAAACAAAACCCCCCGATGAGCTAAACTGATCTCGCCCGGTTTTGGATTTTGTCCGCCGCCAACAATAGCTACAGCAGAAGCGGTATGATGCGGGTTTCTGAATGGCCTGGTTTTGATTAGGGGTTGGTTTTTGTTTAAAAGTCCGGCAACGCTGTAGATTTTGGTGATCTCGGTTGCTTCCTGGATAGTCAAAGGCGGCAAAAGCGAAGGCAGAGCTTTGGCTAATAAAGTTTTACCTGTCCCTGGCGTGCCCTTGAGCAGAAGATTGTGGCCTCCGGCTGCGGCAATCTCCAGCACCCTTTTAACTGAATCTAATCCGGCAATTTCATGAATTTCAAATTCAGGCTCAAAGAAATCTGTTGAAAAACTATGCTTAACCGGCTCAACCAATTTAGTATTTTCTAAATGAAGAATTAATTGCTCTAAGGTTTTTATCGGAATAATTTTAATTTGATTAGCCAGTAGAGACGCTTCTGGGGCATTTTCTTCTGGAATAAAAACCGCTTCAAACTTGTTTTTTGCCGCCATTTCCACAATCGGTAAAATCCCCGGGGTTTTTCTGGTGCTGCCGTCAAGCGCCAGCTCGCCGACAAAGACTTTATTTTTTGCTTCAAATTTTTGGATCTGCTCGCTGGCTAAAGCAAAACCAATTGCCATAGCCAGGTCATAACCGGCGCCTTCTTTTTTGATGTCTGCCGGCGCCAAGTTGATAATTAGCTTTTTATGAAAAGATAAAGGCGGCTTGATGCCGCTATTTTTTAAAGCCAAAGAGATTCTTTCTCTTGATTCTTCAATTGCTTTGTCAGCCAAACCAATAATCTGGAAAGAGTGGAGTCCTGACGAGAAATCAACTTCAACCTCTATGGGCAAAGCCTCGATTCCAAAGGTTGACGCTGAACGAACTTTGATAGGCACAATAAAAGTCAAAAATCAAAATTTGCCATTAGTTTAACTGGCGCAGTCAATGCAAGCGGTAGCGGCGGGATTGAGTTTTAATCGTTCCCAGGGGATTTGTTTCCGGCAGTTTTGACAGACGCCAAAATCATCTGAATCAAGTCTTTCTAAAGCTTGATTGATTTCTTCCAAACGTTGTTCAAAGATCTGTTCCAGAGACCTCATTCTTAGATAACGCTCTTCTTGAGCTGCCTGGTCTTCAGGGTTGATTTCTTTTTCTTTTTGGAAAAACACTGTCTCGTGCCCGCCCGGGGAAGAGGGGTTTTCAATCGTAAAAGAATGGAGTTCTTTCTCGATCCTTTGTTTTTCGTCTAACAAAAGTTTTTTTAACTCTTGTTTTTGCGCTTGGGTAATCATTTTACCGGTTTATTAACGGAATAATTGTTTTAAAAACTTGCTCATTCGAGCTGATAATTAAATAATTATCCAAAAAGCCATAAATGAATTCAGAAAAACCAAGTTTTATCTTTCTGGCCGAGACTGAATTTATTATAACATCTTTAAAGGTTTCTTGCCCTCTTTTTTGGGGAGATTCAGGCAAGAAAACAAGCGGGAAATATTCTTCTACATTGGCCGTTTCCCAGCTTTTCAGAATTGACTTAACCGAGGCTAAGGTTTCCGGCCGAAGAGATAAAACTAAACCGGTTTTTGATTCGCCTGTTTCTAACCAATAGGTAAAAATTAAGTAATCTTTATCCGGAGCAGATTTAAAGCTTGATAAAGCATCAGGCGCAATCAGTTCAATTAAGCTTAAAGAGTCTAGGTATTTCCCCTGGCTGTTTAAAAAGTCATAAGTTACTAAACTGCCCGATTCTTTGGGTAAAAGAGTTTCTATTTTTAGTTTTTCCAGCAACTCTGATGAAGTCTGTTTTTGCAGGACTAAATTGACTTTTTCCGCTTCGGTTAGTTTGATTGACGGGCTGATCGGGCTTGGGCTTGGGCTGGGGCTTGGCTGTTCGGTAATAACTGGGCTTGGAGACGGCTGCTTTATTCCAACCAGTTTTTTGCTGATCTCTGGGTAAATGACCCAGAAAACCAAGCTGCCGATAAAGATCGCGCCTAAAACAGAACCGGCAATAATTAAAATGAGATTGGTTTTATCTCCTGGAGAGACCGGCGCTTGCTCTTGGGGCGCGGTTGATTTTGGCTCCGGTATCGGCTGAGCTTGAAGATCAAGCTCAGGCGGTTTTATCTCTGCTTCAGCCGGTTTTTGCTCTTCAAACAAAAAATCAGTTTTATCTTTGAGCTTTTCTTCCGGTTTTGACTGAAATGTTCCGCCGCCTTCTTTTAACTCTTTAAGGTCAGAGCTCATTGTTCTGATCTTGATGTTGGGAAAGTATTGGCGGATTTTATTGTTTTCTTGGGCCATGGTTTTGATGGTTTTCCGGATGAGTTACCTGTTTTAATGATAACCTGATTTTTCCGTCAGGCAAGACCTCAATTATCTTGACTGGCAAAACCTGGCCGATCTTAACTACTTCGTCCACGCTTTCAACTCGGCGCGGAGCTAATTCAGAGATATGAATCATGCCTTCTTGGTTCGGACCCAACTCAACAATTGCGCCAAAATCAAGTATTTTTGATATTTTGCCTTCAACTACTTCACCAACCTCATATTCTTTGGTAATCTGCTCGACTAACTTAACTGTTTTTTCAGCCGCTTCTTTGGTTTCAGCGGTAATGTAAACCGTGCCGTCTTCTTCAATGTCAATGACAGCGCCAGTTTGGTCAGTAATGGCGTGAATGGTTTTGCCGCCGGTGCCAATCAGCCCGCCGATTTTTTCTTTAGGAATTGAGACGATTAACACCCGAGGCGCGTATTGGGATAATTCCGGACTCGGCTTGTCAATTGCCCGCTCCATTTTTTCAATAATCTGAAGCCGGGCTTGCTTAGCTCTATCCAGAATCTCGGTTAAAATCTTTGAGTCAATCCCTTCAATTTTTACATCCATCTGGATTGCGGTGATGCCGTTTTTTGTCCCGGCGACTTTGCAGTCCATATCGCCATAATGGTCTTCCGGACCCTGAATGTCAGTCAGGATTTTATAGTTGCCTTTTTCATCAACAATCAAGCCTAGAGCAATGCCGGCAATGTGAGTTTTGATTGGCACACCTGCGTTCATTAAGGCCAGAGAACTGCCGCAGACCGAAGCCATTGAAGTTGAGCCATTAGAAGAAAGGATTTCGGTTACAATTCTAATTGTATAAGGGAACTCTTCTTGGCTTGGGATTAGCGGAGCAAGGGCTTTTTCCGCCAGAGCGCCATGGCCGATCTCGCGCCGGCCCGGGCCCCTTAATGGCTTGGTTTCTCCGGTTGAGTAAGGCGGGAAATTATAGTGGTGCATAAACCGCTTTTCTCCGGTAATTTCCATGCCCTGCATTAACAGGATGTCTCCGGGCGCGCCTAAAGTCAGCACTGACAAAGCATGGGTTGAGCCGCGCATAAACAGGCCTGAACCATGGGTTCTTGGCAAGACGCCAATAAAAGCCTCAATCGGCCTAATTTCGTCTAATTTTCTGCTGTCAACCCGCTTTTCTTCGGTTAAAACTTTTTCGTGGACCAATCTGTCAATCATTTTGTCCAAGATTCTTAGGGCAATCGGTTCTAGTTCCGGTTTTTCTTGGTTTTCCAGCATTTCTTTTAACTCTATTTGAAGAGCCTCTAAACCGGCCGGTTTTTCAGAGCTGTTTTTTTCCTGCTTGCTGAAAATTGCCGGCTCTAATCTTTGGTTAATAAACTCTTTGATTAATTTTTCTTCTTCTGAAGTCAGTTTTTCTGCCGGCGCCTTGACTTCAATTTTGTTTGTTCCGAGTTTGGTTGAGGGATCGGCGGAGAGCTCTTTAATAATTTCTTCTTGCCAAGCAATTAATTCCTGGATCTGTTTGTGACCCAGAAGACTAAGTTCAGCAATCTCGTTTTCTTGAGCTTCTTGGCCGGAAACCTCAATCATATTGATCTTGTTTTTAGTGCCGCCCCAGAAGCTGTCAATTTTAGCTGTTTCTCTTTGTTCATAAGCTGGAGAGACAATTGTTTGGCCATTGGTTTGGGCAATTCTCACTCCGGAGACCGGTCCTTGGAACGGAATTGGCGATAAGCAGGAAACCAAAGACGCGCCTAAGAGTCCGACAAACTCCGGGTCGTTTTCTCCGTCAATTGAAAGAACGGTAATGACAATCTGGACTTCCCGCCTAGTGTTTTTGTCAAATAAGGGTCTTAGAGTCCGGTCAATCATCCGGCCGGTTAAGATGGCCGCTTCGGTTGGCCGAGTTTCTCTGCGGATAAACCGCGAGCCATAGATCTTCCCCGCGGCATAGTATTTTTCTTCATAATCAACGGTTAAAGGAAAGAAATCAATTTCCTGCCTGTCTTGCTTGCCGGAAACAAAAGTAACCAAAGCGACGGTTTCTCCGTACTTAATTAAACAAGAAGCATCTGCTTGTTCAGCCAAAGGCGAGAACTCAATCTCAATGGTCTTGCCGGCAAATTCCTTTTTAAATGTTTTTTTATCCATAATTAAATGTCAGATACCAATATACCAATGAATGCGAATGATACGAATTTATTTATTAGTATCATTAGTACCCATTTGTATATTAGTATCTTTTATTAATAGATTATTTTTTTCGACTTTTGTTATTGCTTAAGCAATAATTTAATTTATTTAATTTTTTGAACCAGGCAGTAAAAAAGTCTTTGGTTTTTCGCCTAAATCGATAAAACTGTCAGCTTGCTCTTTTAATTTTGAAGAAGCGCTTTTAGAAAAAGCCATTACTTCAACGAATTTTCCTTGGGCTTGTAAGTATTCAACCAGCGGAGTAAAGTCGCCGTCGCCGGTAGCCAAGACTACCGCATCAACTGACGGCGCCAAGCGAATCGCGTCAACGGTCATACCCACATCCCAGTCGCCTTTTTTCATTCCCCCGGGGAAGATTTGAAGGTCTTTGATTCTCAATTCAATACCAAAGCTTTTTAGGGCGTCAAAAAAAGCCGTTTCTCCCGGCGTGTCTTCGGTTTTGACCACATAGGCAAAGATGCGCAAAAGAGCCCGGTTTTTTATGGCGTATTTGATCGCGTTCTCAAAATTGACTTTTGCTTTGAAAAGATTTTTTGCCGAGTGATAAAGGTTCTGGACATCAATAAAGATTGCCACTCGCTGGGCTTGATGGGAAAAATTTGGTCTCACAATGTTTGTTTTTAAAGCCCAAGAGATTGGGTCAGCTTTTTATGCCTTTTAGGGTTATTGGCTTTAAGCCAGGTTAAAAGCCGTTTTCTTTTAATCACCATTTTCAATAGCCCCCTTCTTGAAGAAAAGTCTTTTTTATGGTCTTTTAAATGGTCAGAAAGCTCATTGATTTTCTTGGTGAGCAGAGAAACCTGAACCTCTGGAGAGCCAGTGTCTTTGGTGTGAGTTCTGGCCTTGATAATGATTTTCTCTTTGACAGATTTTTTCAGCATTAAACCATTCTAACACGAAAGAAATAAAATTTCCACTTTGTTTCATTGCTGCATTATTCGTTGACGAATTATTGAAAATTGGAAATTGGAAATTAGAAACTTTACTTGGTTTCTATATTTTGATAATGCCGGAGAGCTTTTAATGAACCATTATCCAGTTCAATCGCGACTAAATCTAATCTGATTGCCTGTTTTTCCAGCTTGATTTTTTCAGAGATTAGATAAATCTCGATCGCTTTTTTCAGCTTTTTAATTTTCGCTTTGTTAAAATGCTCTTCTGGGAAGAAGTTTTGGTTAGTTGCGCCCGCTTTAACCTCAACAAAAACTAAAACCCGGCCTTTTTTTGCGACAAGATCCAGTTCGCTTAATTTGGTTTTAAAGTTGCGAGCCAGGATTTTATAACCTTGTTTTTTCAGATAATCAGCCGCGATCTGCTCGCCCAATTGACCGATATTTGCCATTAAAATTATTTTATCAATTGTCAAACGTTTTTAAATCAATTAAAATGGATTTACTGCGGGTGTAGTTTCCGCCAGGGGCGGATCCGCCTTTGGCGGACAGTGTATTTTTTGAAACAAAACATTATCTTTTTGCGGTGGTAGCTCAGTTGGTAGAGCGGCTGCCTTCCAAGCAGCAGGTCGCGGGTTCGAGACCCGTCCGCCGCTCCAGTCATAGGTGATGCTAGCAAGATTTACTAAATTTGGATTTTTGCGGGACAAGGTTGAGATGGGAGTTCGACTCCCTTCACCCGCTCAAATTGGGGAATTTCGATTGGGATTATTCCGGAATCAATTTAATTAAAACTCCGCTATAATATTCTTATGGCTAAGCAAAAAATTGCTCTAGTTTGCGGCGGACCATCATCAGAACACGAAGTCTCGCTTAAAAGCACTGCCGCAATTTTAAAAAACATAAACTCGGACAAATACGAGATCTTTGTTTTTTATTTGGATAAGCAGTTAAACAGCTGTTTTTTTGAAGTTAAAGCTGGTCAAGATTTAGTCATTCCTCAAGACAGATCTTTGTATCTACCATTTTTAGACGGGATTCAGAA encodes:
- a CDS encoding polyribonucleotide nucleotidyltransferase, which encodes MDKKTFKKEFAGKTIEIEFSPLAEQADASCLIKYGETVALVTFVSGKQDRQEIDFFPLTVDYEEKYYAAGKIYGSRFIRRETRPTEAAILTGRMIDRTLRPLFDKNTRREVQIVITVLSIDGENDPEFVGLLGASLVSCLSPIPFQGPVSGVRIAQTNGQTIVSPAYEQRETAKIDSFWGGTKNKINMIEVSGQEAQENEIAELSLLGHKQIQELIAWQEEIIKELSADPSTKLGTNKIEVKAPAEKLTSEEEKLIKEFINQRLEPAIFSKQEKNSSEKPAGLEALQIELKEMLENQEKPELEPIALRILDKMIDRLVHEKVLTEEKRVDSRKLDEIRPIEAFIGVLPRTHGSGLFMRGSTHALSVLTLGAPGDILLMQGMEITGEKRFMHHYNFPPYSTGETKPLRGPGRREIGHGALAEKALAPLIPSQEEFPYTIRIVTEILSSNGSTSMASVCGSSLALMNAGVPIKTHIAGIALGLIVDEKGNYKILTDIQGPEDHYGDMDCKVAGTKNGITAIQMDVKIEGIDSKILTEILDRAKQARLQIIEKMERAIDKPSPELSQYAPRVLIVSIPKEKIGGLIGTGGKTIHAITDQTGAVIDIEEDGTVYITAETKEAAEKTVKLVEQITKEYEVGEVVEGKISKILDFGAIVELGPNQEGMIHISELAPRRVESVDEVVKIGQVLPVKIIEVLPDGKIRLSLKQVTHPENHQNHGPRKQ
- the rpsO gene encoding 30S ribosomal protein S15, yielding MLKKSVKEKIIIKARTHTKDTGSPEVQVSLLTKKINELSDHLKDHKKDFSSRRGLLKMVIKRKRLLTWLKANNPKRHKKLTQSLGL
- a CDS encoding YraN family protein, which translates into the protein MANIGQLGEQIAADYLKKQGYKILARNFKTKLSELDLVAKKGRVLVFVEVKAGATNQNFFPEEHFNKAKIKKLKKAIEIYLISEKIKLEKQAIRLDLVAIELDNGSLKALRHYQNIETK
- a CDS encoding NYN domain-containing protein yields the protein MRPNFSHQAQRVAIFIDVQNLYHSAKNLFKAKVNFENAIKYAIKNRALLRIFAYVVKTEDTPGETAFFDALKSFGIELRIKDLQIFPGGMKKGDWDVGMTVDAIRLAPSVDAVVLATGDGDFTPLVEYLQAQGKFVEVMAFSKSASSKLKEQADSFIDLGEKPKTFLLPGSKN